Genomic DNA from Thiosocius teredinicola:
GGAAAGAAGGAACCGCAGCAGTTCAAGTATCCAGGCAAGCGCATGGCGATGGACGGCAACACCGCCGTCATCATGTGCGAGCGTGAGTCATCCGACGCCGCCGGCGCGTATCCGATCACACCGTCGACGCAGATGGGTGAGTACTGGGCCGAGGAGACGGCCAAGGGCCACATCAACGTATCCGGCCGGGCGCTGATCTTCGTCGAGCCGGAAGGTGAGCATGCGGCAGCGGGGGTGACCGCGGGTATGTCGATGTCGGGCCTGCGTGCCAGCAACTTCTCCTCGGCGCAGGGCATCGCCTATATGCACGAGTCGCTGTACGCTGCGGTCGGCAAGCGTCTGCCCTATGTGCTCAACATGGGCTGCCGGGCGATCACCAAGTCGAGCCTGAACGTACATGCCGGACATGACGATTATCACTGTGTCGACGACACCGGCTTCGTGCAGTTGATGGCCAAGGATGCGCAGGGCGCCGCCGACCTGAACCTGATCGGCCGCAAGATCGCCGAGTTGTCGCTGACCCCGGCGATCGTCGCGCAGGACGGTTTTCTGACCACCCACCTGATCGAACCGTTGCAGGTGCCCGAGCGCGAACTGGTCGCCGAGTATCTGGGCCGCCCGGACGACATCATCGATTCACCGACGCCGGCGCAACGTATGCTGTACGGCGACAAGCGTCGCCGCATCCCGGTGCTGTGGGATGTCGATAACCCGGTGTTGGCCGGGCCGGTCGAGAACCAGGACTCGTACATGCAGTCGGTGGTCGCGCAGCGGCCGTATTTCTTCGACCACATCGAGGAGATCACCGACCAGGCGATGCAGGAGTTCTATGCGCTGACCGGTCGACGCTACCAGCGCGTCAGCGGCTACCGCATGGATGATGCCGACTACGTGATACTCGGCCAGGGCAGCATGATCGTGCAGGCGCAAGCGGTGGCGGATTACCTGCGCAAGACGCGCAACCTCAAGGTGGGTGTCGTCGACCTGACGTTGTTCCGCCCGTTCCCGGGTGATCTGCTCGGCGAGCTGTTGCACGGCCGCAAAGCGGTCGCCGTGCTGGAGCGCACCGACCAGCCATTGGCCGAAGACCTGCCGCTGATGCGCGAGGTGCGTGCGGCGCTGTTCAAGTGCGTCGAAAACCAATTGGCCGGCGACCGCAGACCGTACCCGGAGTATCCGAGCTTGGCCGCCAAGGAGATACCGCGACTGTACTCCGGCTGTTATGGCCTGGGCAGCCGCGACCTGCAGCCCGAGGCGTTGGTCGGCGCCGTCGAGAACATGTTGCCCGACGGTGCGCAGCGGCCGTTCTATTACCTGTCTGTCGATTTCGTGCATGCCGAGGCCGCCAGCCCGAAGCAGGAGATCCATCAACAGCGCCTGCTCGACGACTACCCGCACATCAAGGACCTCGCGATACGCGGCAGCGAAAACCCCGACCTGACACCGGACGGTTCGATCACGGTACGCATGCACTCGGTCGGTGGCTGGGGTGCGATCACCACCGGCAAGAACCTGGCGATGACGCTGTTCGACCTGCTCGGCTATGACATCAAGGCCAACCCCAAGTACGGTTCGGAAAAGAAAGGTCAGCCGACCACCTACTACCTGTCGGCGGCGCCCGAACCGATTCGCCTGAACTGCGAATATCACTTCGTCGATGTCGTGATGTCGCCCGATCCGAACGTGTTCAGCCATTCAAATCCACTGTACGGTCTGAACAAGGGCGGGGTGTTCATCATCCAGAGCAGTCTTGCCGGTCTTGAAGACGTGTGGGCCGGTTTTCCGCGTCAGGCGCGTCAGTTCATCATCGACAACGACATCCGCGTGTTCTGCCTCGACGGCTTCAAGATAGCGCGTGAAGAGGCAACCAATCCCGATCTGCAGTACCGCATGCAGGGCAACGCCTTTCAGGGTGCGTTCTTCGCGACATCGCCGGTCATGGCGCAGAACAATCTCGATGAGCAGGGGTTGTTCGACGCGATCGATCGCCAGTTGCGCCACAAGTTCGGCGGCAAGGGCGAACGCATCGTGCAGGACAACCTGCGCGTCGTTCAACGTGGCTTCGACGAGGTGCGCGAGATCGTCGACAAGCCGATCGATGCGGTCTCCGTCGAGCCGCATCGCAAGTCGGCCGGCATGCCGGTTATGCTCAAGCAGATGCCGGAGGCCGACGGTGGCATCACCGATGTGCATCGCTTCTGGGAGCAGACCGGCAGCTTCTACGCGGTCGGCAAGGGCGAAGAGAACCTGGCCGATCCGTACATCGGTTTGAGTCTGATCCCGGCGTCGTCGAGCGTGTTCCGCGACATGACGCAGATCCGTTTCGAGTATCCGAAATACATCGCCGAGAACTGTACCGGCTGCGGCAACTGTTTCAGCGTGTGCCCCGACAGCGCGATACCCGGGCTGGTCAACAGCGTCGCCGACGTGTTCGAGACGGCGATCCGTCGCATCGAACGCGAACAGCAGCCGACGATCTGGCTGCGTCGTGCGGTGCGCGATATCGAAAAGCGCCTGCGTGCCTTGATCGAACCGCTCGGTGATCATGCCAACGTCAACGCCTGTCTCGACCAGGCGGTGCTCGAGTCGGTGGCCGCGTCCGAACTGCACGGCGATGACAAGGCGCGTCTCGAAGAAGAGTTCGGCTGGTTCATGGCGACGATCGGCGATTTCCGTTTCGCCGTGACCAAGCCGTACTACAACAACCGCGAAAAGAAAGAGAAGAACAGCGGCGGGCTGTTCTCGGTCACGATCAATCCCTATACCTGCAAGGGCTGCATGGAGTGTGTCGATGTCTGCGGCGACGAGGCGCTGGTGCCGACACCGCAGACGGCCAAGGAGGTCGAGCGGCTGCGCAGTGAGTGGGACTTCTGGCTCGACCTGCCGACCACGCGTCCGGAATACATCCGTATCGACGACCTCGACGAACGTATCGGCGCACTCGAAACCCTGTTGCTCGACAAGCACAACTATGGCTCGCTGACCTGCGGCGACGGTTCCTGTGTCGGCTGTGGCGAGAAGTCGTCGATTCATCTGTTCACATCGGTCGTCACCGCGCTGATGCAGCCGCGCGTGAAGCGTTTCGTCGAACACGTCGACGACCTGATCAAGCGTCTCGATCAGCATGTGCGCCTGCGCCTGGCTGAGGGCATCGACCTTTCGAACGATACCGCGATCGATGAGATCGTGTCGCAGCATCACAGTAGCGACCTGAGCCTGGCGGAACTGTCGGGCGGACTGGATCGGGCGGGCGCCGGTGAACCTGTCGATGCCGAATGGCTGCAGCGCACCACACACCTGCTCAAGGACCTGCGTCAGCTCAAGTGGCTGTACACCCAGGGTCGCTTAAACCGCGGGCGCGCTGAGATGGGCATCATCAATGCGACCGGTTGTACTTCGGTGTGGGGCTCGACCTATCCCTACAACCCGTACCCGTTCCCGTGGGCCAATCATCTGTTCCAGGATTCACCGTCGGTTGCGATGGGCGTATTCCAGGGTCATATGGCCAAGATGGCCGACGGCTTCAAGACCGTGCGCCGCGCCGAGATCGAACTCGACGGCGGTTACAAGGCCGATGAGCACGACGAGCTGTTTGCGTACTTCGACTGGCGCAAGTTCAGCGATGAAGAATGGCTGCTGTGTCCGCCGGTGGTCTCCGTTGGCGGCGACGGTGCGATGTACGACATCGGATTCCAGAACCTGTCGCGCATGCTGATGTCGGGCTTTCCGATCAAGGCGCTGGTGCTCGATACCCAGGTGTACTCGAACACCGGCGGCCAGGCCTGCACTTCGGGCTTCACCGGCCAGGTGTCGGACATGGCGCAATACGGCAAGGCGCACAAGGGCAAGGAAGAGATCCGCAAGGAGATGGCCCTGATCGGTGCGGCGCACCGTACCGCTTACGTGATGCAGGGTTCGATCGCCAACATCACGCACCTGCTCGAAGGTTTTATTGCCGGACTGAACAGCCGCCGCCCGGCGCTGTTCAACATCTACGCGGCCTGTCAGCCCGAGCATGGTATCGGCGACGATGCCTCGGCGGCACAGAACAAGTTGGCCGTCGAATCGCGTGCCTACCCGCTGTTTCGTTACGACCCGGAT
This window encodes:
- a CDS encoding 2-oxoacid:acceptor oxidoreductase family protein — translated: MFGKKEPQQFKYPGKRMAMDGNTAVIMCERESSDAAGAYPITPSTQMGEYWAEETAKGHINVSGRALIFVEPEGEHAAAGVTAGMSMSGLRASNFSSAQGIAYMHESLYAAVGKRLPYVLNMGCRAITKSSLNVHAGHDDYHCVDDTGFVQLMAKDAQGAADLNLIGRKIAELSLTPAIVAQDGFLTTHLIEPLQVPERELVAEYLGRPDDIIDSPTPAQRMLYGDKRRRIPVLWDVDNPVLAGPVENQDSYMQSVVAQRPYFFDHIEEITDQAMQEFYALTGRRYQRVSGYRMDDADYVILGQGSMIVQAQAVADYLRKTRNLKVGVVDLTLFRPFPGDLLGELLHGRKAVAVLERTDQPLAEDLPLMREVRAALFKCVENQLAGDRRPYPEYPSLAAKEIPRLYSGCYGLGSRDLQPEALVGAVENMLPDGAQRPFYYLSVDFVHAEAASPKQEIHQQRLLDDYPHIKDLAIRGSENPDLTPDGSITVRMHSVGGWGAITTGKNLAMTLFDLLGYDIKANPKYGSEKKGQPTTYYLSAAPEPIRLNCEYHFVDVVMSPDPNVFSHSNPLYGLNKGGVFIIQSSLAGLEDVWAGFPRQARQFIIDNDIRVFCLDGFKIAREEATNPDLQYRMQGNAFQGAFFATSPVMAQNNLDEQGLFDAIDRQLRHKFGGKGERIVQDNLRVVQRGFDEVREIVDKPIDAVSVEPHRKSAGMPVMLKQMPEADGGITDVHRFWEQTGSFYAVGKGEENLADPYIGLSLIPASSSVFRDMTQIRFEYPKYIAENCTGCGNCFSVCPDSAIPGLVNSVADVFETAIRRIEREQQPTIWLRRAVRDIEKRLRALIEPLGDHANVNACLDQAVLESVAASELHGDDKARLEEEFGWFMATIGDFRFAVTKPYYNNREKKEKNSGGLFSVTINPYTCKGCMECVDVCGDEALVPTPQTAKEVERLRSEWDFWLDLPTTRPEYIRIDDLDERIGALETLLLDKHNYGSLTCGDGSCVGCGEKSSIHLFTSVVTALMQPRVKRFVEHVDDLIKRLDQHVRLRLAEGIDLSNDTAIDEIVSQHHSSDLSLAELSGGLDRAGAGEPVDAEWLQRTTHLLKDLRQLKWLYTQGRLNRGRAEMGIINATGCTSVWGSTYPYNPYPFPWANHLFQDSPSVAMGVFQGHMAKMADGFKTVRRAEIELDGGYKADEHDELFAYFDWRKFSDEEWLLCPPVVSVGGDGAMYDIGFQNLSRMLMSGFPIKALVLDTQVYSNTGGQACTSGFTGQVSDMAQYGKAHKGKEEIRKEMALIGAAHRTAYVMQGSIANITHLLEGFIAGLNSRRPALFNIYAACQPEHGIGDDASAAQNKLAVESRAYPLFRYDPDAGTTFEECADLEGNPAIDDDWPTYTLSYTDDFGNPAKVEVPMTFADFAVTEGRFRKHFRKAPPDSWNENMTPLHELLDMAAEDREDLVPYILGVDSKNRLMRVLVSEEIVASCEDRLRYWHQLKSLVGMQRSSAGVDVDQLVNQARADMAQKLSASLLGLVGSGDAAALLAEAPVAPSNGGGNGSAAPAPAGADAGSGGYEPVWIETPECTACDECTKINPKIFAYNDDKKAIVINPKGGPFRDIVKAAEKCTAGVIHPGTPFDPKEKDLDRLIKRAEKYQ